CCTTCTCATTCTTTCTCGAATTCTCGACGGACTTCCTGAAGCCCATGATCTCCTTCCGGGAGTACCTGGACCTGTCGCTCAAGTTCCTTCTGGCCTTCGGCCTGTCTTTTGAAATGCCCGTGTTCATCTTCTTCATGACGAAGATCGGGATCGTGAACTCGCGAATGCTCTCCCGCCAGCGGCGCTACGCCATTCTCGTCATATTCATCGCCGCCGCGGTGCTCACGCCCTCACCGGACGCCCTCAGCCAGATCCTGATGGCCATCCCGCTCCTTTTCCTTTACGAGATCAGCATTTTCGTGTCGCGATTCGCCGAGAAGAATAGGAAAAAGGATGAGACGGAGGCGGAGGAAGAGGCGGAGTCCTCCGAGGCAGGATGATGGCCGGACCATTCGGAAAAAGAAAGCGTCGTACGAGGAACATCTCGGGCATCGGGACCATTCTGATTGCAGGGATTCTCACTGTCATCGCCCTTCTGGTGATCGGCAGCACGGTCCTCTATTATGTTCTCCTGAAGGAACTGCCCAGCATCGCCACCCTGAAGGATTACCGCCCCAGTATCGCCACGCGGGTCTATTCCGACAACAACGAGTTGGTGGACGAGTTCTTCCTGGAGGACCGGAAAGTCGTCCGCATCCAGGACCTGCCCCCGGTGGTTGTCCAGGCCTTTGTAGCCGCCGAGGATGCACGTTTTTACCAGCACCGCGGCTTCGACCTCCAGAGCATCTCACGGGCATTCTTCAAGAACATCGAGGCGGGACGCGTCGTACAGGGGGGGAGCACAATCACACAACAGGTGGCCAAGTCCCTG
Above is a window of Syntrophaceae bacterium DNA encoding:
- the tatC gene encoding twin-arginine translocase subunit TatC, with protein sequence MPLTSHLLELRTRLVRILIVVGIGFVACYIFKDFFFAIITKPLADAMPKNSHMIFTGLPEAFFIHMKIAFFASLFLTSPFTLYQVWKFISPGLYKKEKRYVAPFVISSSILFIGGVLFGYYIALPPAFSFFLEFSTDFLKPMISFREYLDLSLKFLLAFGLSFEMPVFIFFMTKIGIVNSRMLSRQRRYAILVIFIAAAVLTPSPDALSQILMAIPLLFLYEISIFVSRFAEKNRKKDETEAEEEAESSEAG